A single Sulfurimonas crateris DNA region contains:
- the rpsP gene encoding 30S ribosomal protein S16 — protein MATVIRLTRMGRKKQPFYRIAVTDSRKRRDGGWIELIGHHNPMVAEKTTVVDNERLDYWLSVGAKMSDRVKKITGR, from the coding sequence ATGGCAACAGTTATTCGTTTAACTAGAATGGGAAGAAAAAAACAACCTTTTTACCGTATCGCGGTAACAGACTCACGTAAAAGAAGAGACGGCGGTTGGATAGAGTTGATCGGACATCACAATCCGATGGTAGCAGAGAAGACAACCGTTGTTGATAACGAGAGATTAGATTACTGGTTAAGCGTTGGTGCTAAAATGAGTGATCGTGTTAAAAAGATAACAGGTCGCTAA
- a CDS encoding KH domain-containing protein, which translates to MIADFVAQFARLIASHPDDIRVEVKEGDETTEILLYANQADIGKLIGKEGKMIGAIKTVISGCKAKDGVSYRINVEAI; encoded by the coding sequence ATGATAGCTGATTTTGTCGCACAATTTGCAAGACTTATAGCTTCACATCCTGATGATATAAGAGTTGAAGTAAAAGAGGGCGATGAAACAACTGAAATTTTGCTCTATGCCAATCAAGCGGACATCGGAAAGCTGATCGGCAAAGAGGGTAAGATGATAGGCGCTATTAAGACCGTCATCTCAGGCTGCAAAGCAAAAGACGGTGTGAGTTACCGTATCAATGTCGAAGCAATCTAA
- the rimM gene encoding ribosome maturation factor RimM (Essential for efficient processing of 16S rRNA) — protein sequence MSKQSNKLLHIATIGKSVGLKGDMKLHINSDFPEQFKKGASFFINEKESLTISDINHERALVKFLGYSSPEDAKKLTNKHLYTTIERTREECHLEDGEFFWFDIEGCSVIEDGKVLGVVQEVDRISITNYLIIKSDEKLVKEGFAKSFLLPFNKPFTINTDIEKKVITVSGGMDILEAS from the coding sequence ATGTCGAAGCAATCTAACAAACTTCTTCATATTGCGACGATCGGCAAGTCTGTCGGTTTAAAGGGCGATATGAAACTTCATATTAATAGTGATTTTCCCGAACAGTTTAAAAAAGGTGCCTCGTTTTTCATTAATGAAAAAGAGAGCCTTACAATAAGTGACATAAATCATGAAAGAGCTCTTGTTAAGTTTTTGGGCTACTCATCACCTGAGGATGCCAAAAAACTTACAAACAAACATCTATATACAACAATAGAGAGAACAAGAGAAGAGTGTCATTTAGAAGATGGCGAGTTTTTCTGGTTCGATATAGAGGGCTGTAGTGTAATTGAAGACGGGAAAGTTTTAGGTGTTGTCCAAGAGGTTGATAGAATCTCGATCACTAATTATTTAATTATAAAGAGTGATGAAAAACTGGTAAAAGAGGGCTTTGCAAAAAGTTTTCTACTCCCTTTTAATAAGCCTTTTACAATAAATACCGACATTGAGAAGAAGGTAATAACCGTTAGCGGCGGTATGGACATTTTAGAAGCTTCATAA
- the trmD gene encoding tRNA (guanosine(37)-N1)-methyltransferase TrmD, giving the protein MKFTFVTLFQNIVEGYFCDSILKRAIEKEILSIEFLNPRDFSSSKHNKVDDTSVGGGAGMVMNPQPLFDALDELRAKDEDVHVVFLTPVAKPFRQNDAKRLAKKSHIAFVSGRYEGIDERVIEKYADEVFSIGDYILTGGELASLVMCDAVSRNVDGVLGNSDSLSIESFESELLEAPSFSKPQNYENYCVPSEYLKGNHSKIRSLKLALSECKTKFFRPEQLLKHRTRKSYEK; this is encoded by the coding sequence ATGAAATTTACTTTTGTGACGCTATTTCAAAATATAGTCGAGGGTTATTTTTGCGACTCTATTTTAAAAAGAGCAATAGAGAAAGAGATTTTAAGTATAGAGTTTTTAAACCCTAGAGATTTTAGCAGCTCCAAGCACAATAAAGTTGACGATACTTCGGTAGGCGGCGGTGCGGGAATGGTTATGAATCCTCAGCCGCTTTTTGATGCTTTGGATGAACTAAGAGCCAAAGACGAGGATGTTCACGTTGTTTTTTTAACTCCCGTAGCCAAACCTTTTAGACAAAATGATGCTAAAAGATTGGCAAAAAAGAGCCACATAGCTTTTGTGAGTGGAAGATATGAAGGTATTGATGAGAGAGTTATAGAGAAGTACGCCGATGAGGTTTTCAGTATCGGCGACTACATTTTAACAGGCGGTGAATTAGCCTCTTTGGTTATGTGTGATGCAGTCTCCAGAAATGTAGATGGTGTTCTTGGCAATAGTGATTCTTTGAGTATAGAGAGTTTTGAGAGCGAGCTTTTAGAGGCGCCATCTTTCTCCAAGCCGCAAAATTATGAAAACTATTGTGTCCCATCAGAATACTTAAAGGGAAATCACAGTAAAATTCGCTCACTAAAATTAGCTCTATCTGAGTGCAAGACCAAATTCTTCAGACCAGAGCAGCTTTTAAAGCATAGAACAAGGAAATCTTATGAGAAATAA
- the rplS gene encoding 50S ribosomal protein L19 has translation MRNKYIENFEKAQVSEKNIPDFRAGDTVRLAVTIKEGDKTRVQNYEGVCIAKRGQGTGQTITVRKIGANSVGIERIFPIYSDSINEIAVIRRGRVRRAKLFYLRDLAGKAARIKELRRK, from the coding sequence ATGAGAAATAAGTACATAGAAAACTTTGAAAAAGCACAAGTGTCTGAGAAAAATATTCCAGACTTTCGCGCTGGTGATACTGTTCGTTTAGCAGTAACAATTAAAGAGGGTGACAAAACTCGTGTACAAAATTACGAGGGTGTCTGTATTGCAAAAAGAGGACAAGGTACCGGTCAAACTATTACAGTTCGTAAAATCGGTGCTAACAGTGTAGGTATTGAGAGAATATTCCCAATCTACAGTGACTCTATTAATGAAATAGCAGTGATTCGTCGCGGTCGTGTTCGTCGCGCTAAACTGTTCTACTTACGTGATCTTGCTGGTAAAGCAGCTCGTATCAAAGAACTTAGAAGAAAATAG
- a CDS encoding M20 family metallopeptidase: protein MRYLNDLKSVVEINSYTKNKLGVDEVGELFDKWFKELGFNVKIDERELIGSHRYYTSKYNKNAKRLLLLGHLDTVFPPQKFDTYHEDANWVYGAGVCDMKGGNIVALQALREIQKQNIEIQNIDILLVSDEESGSDDSKFLTSKIAKKYDYCFVYEAAGAELEVVTGRKGVGTFFIDIEGRAAHAGNCYSDGFDANLEASYKLQELVKLTDLSKGTTVNVGKMEGGIGANTISPHAQLTFEIRYKVTDERDRVLSAIESIVEHSYVNGTTSKLRGAIQRDVMQTSEGALELVEKIQKITNTALKYEERGGVSDANIVSSCGVVTLDGFGPYGDGDHTVKERASKESFKSRIELSRALFTHFIEKSDF from the coding sequence ATGAGATATCTTAATGATCTAAAAAGTGTTGTTGAGATTAATTCATACACAAAAAATAAGCTAGGCGTTGATGAAGTCGGAGAACTTTTTGATAAATGGTTCAAAGAGTTAGGCTTTAACGTTAAAATAGATGAAAGAGAACTTATAGGTTCTCATCGCTACTACACCTCCAAATACAATAAAAATGCAAAAAGATTGCTGCTGCTTGGTCATTTAGATACGGTTTTTCCTCCGCAAAAATTTGATACTTACCACGAAGATGCTAATTGGGTCTACGGTGCAGGCGTATGCGATATGAAAGGCGGAAATATTGTAGCTCTTCAGGCACTTCGTGAAATCCAAAAACAAAATATTGAGATACAAAACATAGATATTCTTCTTGTTAGTGATGAAGAGAGCGGAAGCGATGACTCAAAATTTTTAACGTCAAAAATAGCAAAAAAATATGATTACTGCTTTGTCTATGAAGCTGCAGGAGCAGAGTTAGAAGTAGTAACAGGCAGAAAAGGCGTAGGCACTTTTTTTATAGATATAGAGGGCAGAGCCGCTCATGCCGGAAATTGCTACAGTGATGGATTTGATGCCAATTTAGAGGCATCATACAAGCTTCAAGAGTTGGTAAAGCTTACCGATCTGTCAAAAGGCACGACAGTTAATGTCGGCAAGATGGAGGGTGGTATAGGAGCAAACACTATATCCCCTCATGCACAATTGACATTTGAGATCAGATATAAAGTTACTGATGAGAGAGACAGAGTTCTCTCTGCAATAGAGAGTATAGTAGAGCACTCTTATGTCAATGGAACAACCTCAAAGCTAAGAGGCGCTATTCAAAGAGATGTTATGCAGACATCGGAGGGAGCTCTTGAGTTGGTTGAAAAAATCCAAAAGATCACCAACACTGCTCTGAAATATGAGGAGCGCGGAGGGGTAAGTGATGCTAATATTGTAAGTTCATGCGGTGTTGTGACACTTGATGGCTTTGGTCCATACGGAGATGGAGATCATACGGTAAAAGAGAGAGCAAGCAAAGAGAGTTTTAAGAGCAGAATAGAGCTAAGCAGAGCACTTTTTACTCATTTTATAGAAAAATCAGATTTTTAA
- a CDS encoding ATP-grasp domain-containing protein: MSSRKIGMWLYTNSGGDKIAKKIIKKLKDRDIETLDNINLRNAIARNSNIIYKGEKLNKLDLFFSYNAGEQTQYQVYLYQALNRIVPMINSYEAFALTEDKFHTSLVLRNNGIRTADYKLCHRDDGHELRKIIKKWDKMVYKPTDGWGGLGLTKIENEETLNMLMPFLNQMDLRYFYVEKFIDYDNTDFRVDIVDGKFVSCYGRKANGTDWRTNVTSGGSVFLREANDKVVDIAIKAANACGTDIAGVDIIYDRKREEYVVLEVNGIPAFATPEQEKMGLDFNDRKIDLIVDLIDRKTKKDR; this comes from the coding sequence ATGTCAAGTAGAAAAATCGGTATGTGGCTTTATACAAATAGCGGCGGTGATAAAATTGCCAAAAAAATCATAAAAAAATTAAAAGATAGAGATATAGAGACACTCGATAATATCAATTTAAGAAATGCAATAGCCAGAAATAGTAATATTATTTACAAGGGTGAAAAATTAAATAAGTTAGATCTCTTCTTTTCATACAATGCAGGAGAACAGACACAGTATCAGGTCTATCTCTATCAAGCTCTCAATAGAATTGTACCGATGATCAACTCTTATGAAGCTTTTGCATTGACAGAGGATAAATTTCATACATCATTAGTATTGAGAAACAATGGAATTAGAACAGCTGACTATAAGTTGTGTCATAGAGATGATGGACATGAACTAAGAAAAATAATCAAAAAATGGGACAAGATGGTCTATAAACCAACGGATGGCTGGGGTGGCTTGGGTCTTACAAAAATTGAAAACGAAGAGACCCTCAATATGTTGATGCCATTTTTAAATCAGATGGATTTGAGATATTTTTATGTAGAAAAATTTATAGATTATGACAATACTGACTTTAGGGTAGACATAGTAGACGGTAAATTTGTCAGCTGCTATGGAAGAAAAGCAAACGGAACCGACTGGCGCACAAATGTTACAAGCGGCGGAAGCGTTTTTTTGAGAGAGGCAAACGACAAGGTTGTAGATATTGCAATAAAAGCGGCAAATGCGTGCGGTACTGATATTGCAGGGGTAGATATTATTTATGACAGAAAACGGGAGGAGTATGTAGTGCTTGAGGTAAATGGGATACCGGCTTTTGCTACTCCTGAACAAGAGAAGATGGGGCTTGATTTTAATGATAGAAAAATTGACTTGATAGTTGATCTAATAGATAGAAAAACAAAGAAGGATAGATAG